From one Solanum stenotomum isolate F172 chromosome 12, ASM1918654v1, whole genome shotgun sequence genomic stretch:
- the LOC125846276 gene encoding large ribosomal RNA subunit accumulation protein YCED homolog 2, chloroplastic has product MASRGGGWISSRSCINTSIPQRESSRRGSKGNHLSLITKRSKKPLVRISSSDGKWNGEWNCDYIFTLGDLQLEDLAEETDTPLSIQLSIHKHAGFGLSVDGTIITSFTTKCSNCSSPYCREIHTSFKVWVLPSTRDKGCTDQLPLLGWDDPSVIYVKPGFEADLDSLIQDTVRLATSVKETCSESCEKSEPKLQPLGKQNAASIDRRWSRLLELKKET; this is encoded by the exons ATGGCAAGCAGAGGTGGAGGTTGGATATCATCAAGAAGCTGCATAAACACTAGTATTCCACAAAGAGAAAGTAGTAGAAGGGGAAGCAAAGGAAATCACTTGTCATTG AtaacaaaaagaagcaaaaagccTTTGGTGAGGATTTCAAGCTCAGATGGAAAATGGAATGGAGAATGGAATTGTGATTACATTTTCACTCTTGGAGACCttcaacttgaagatttagCTGAAGAAACTGATACTCCACTTTCTATTCAACTCTCTATCCACAAG CACGCAGGCTTTGGGCTCTCAGTCGATGGAACAATTATCACATCTTTCACCACAAAATGTAGCAACTGTTCTTCCCCATACTGCAGAGAG ATTCATACAAGCTTTAAAGTTTGGGTATTACCATCAACCAGAGACAAAGGATGTACAGATCAACTTCCACTGCTTGGTTGGGATGATCCATCA GTTATCTATGTCAAACCAGGATTTGAAGCTGACCTTGATTCCTTGATACAAGATACCGTTAGACTTGCTACCTCTGTAAAA GAGACTTGTTCAGAATCATGTGAGAAATCTGAACCTAAATTGCAGC CTTTGGGTAAACAAAATGCTGCCTCCATTGATAGGAGGTGGTCCAGATTATTGGAGCTCAAGAAGGAAACTTAA